The following nucleotide sequence is from Penicillium digitatum chromosome 5, complete sequence.
GGTCCCTTAATAACCTTCGCTCAATTCGCCATCTGCGCCTTATTCACTATCCCAAGCTTCCTATCCCCCTCAGCCGGACCACAAGCCCTATTCCTGAACCCACGCGGTATTCCACTACGCTCATGGGTGATATATACCGCCTACTTCGTGAGCGTCAACCTCCTCAACAACTGGGCCTTCGCATACAAGATCTCCGTCCCACTCCACATCATCCTCCGGTCCGCAGGCCCCGTCGCCTCAATGGTAATCGGCTACGTATACAACGGCAAGCTTTACTCCCGTGGCCAGATCGCTTCGGTAGGTTTGCTGACGGTGGGCGTGGCGGCAGCCGCCATGGCTGACGCGCAATCCAAAGGTGTATCTATCCACGTCAACTCTGATGCGGCGGACACAATGACGACCGTGATGGGCTTCACGATCCTCGCGCTTGCGATGGTCCTCTCTGCGTTCCAGGGAATATACGCCGATCGTCTATACGCGACTTACGGCAGGGGTCATTGGAAAGAGGCGCTTTTCTACTCGCACGCGCTTTCTCTGCCGCTTTTCTTGACGAGTTGTCCGCAGTTGCTGGGTCAGTGGCGCGTGGTGGCTTCGTCGCCTTCTTTGCTGTCGCATTTGGATTCGGACTTGTGGGTGTCGAAGAGTGCGGTTAGGAGCACTGTTTTCTCGATGCTGGGGTGGATCTGCCAGGTTGAGGCCGTGGAGGCTTTGCTGGCGCATCTGCCAGTTCAGGTGGCATTTCTGGCGATGAATGCACTAACGCAGTACCTGTGTATCCGCGGAGTTCATCTTTTGTCGGCCAGGTCGTCGTCGTTGACTGTTACTATTTTCCTGAATGTCCGCAAGTTGGTTTCGCTGCTCCTGTCGATCTATCTCTTTGGGAATCATTTGGCTAGGGGTGTCTTGGGCGGCGCGGCTCTGGTGTTTGTCGGGGGCGGTTTATATGGCTTTGAGGGTGCACGTTTACGAAGCGTTGCCAAAAAGGCTCAGTGACATTGTACATTAGATGGACGCCTTGACCTACTGTTTAAAACAGTCACATGTCGGGTTTCATCTTACAGTTGGTTGCATTTCCAAGAGCTCCCGTTGCCACGGATGGGAACGATATATCGATATCATGTGCAGGCCGCAATAGTTGTACATGAAATTGAGATAGAAGCAGCAGCTTCTTCCACCCCATTGGAGTGGAAAAGACATCAAGCATGACGCAGAATCATGATCACCTAGACTACCGCCCGAGCCAAACAATGATAATAAAAATAGAGAACCATCTACAACACCTCGCCCACAATCTTGGCCGCTTCCTTGTATGTTTCTAAGAGCCGCTCACACTTCTCTCTCTCGGCCTTGATGCCGTCATCCTCGTAGAGAAGCTCGCCGAAAAGATCTTCTTTATAAAGCTCGCTCACAAGTCTGTTCTGTACGACATCCTTACAGTGGTTGACAAGGAGGTGCATGACAGCCTTGGGAACTTGATCTGCAATGGTCTCTCGAACAATATTGAAGTATGATGATATGAGTCGGCGAATGAGCTCGGTTTCGAGCATCTCACGGTCCGTGAATGCAGGCTCGGTGTCCTCATGGGGCTACAACAGTTGAAGTCAGTCAGATGCATGTAAAGCATAATGACGCCTGCGCAATGGTACTTACAAAGACAGACATGTCACCGCCATACTCCGGTGGTGCAATGTACTCCTCAGTCGGCATGATGGGAGCCCGAACCTCAGCACGCCGAATGCTCTGGCTAATGCTGGGCTCACCAACATGTGGACCTTGCCGGTTGGTGTTCATGCCCGCTGGCGACATGGCCATGTTGTGAGTACCCTCCTTGCCGAAAAAGTAGTTCAGGAACGAGTCCCGGGCAGTGTTCGAGGCACCGCCACCGAACGCAGCATAGTTAGATTGGGCGCCGTTCAGAGTAGCAGCAATGCCATTCTCGCCTGTGCGACCAACGTGTGGGGACATGCTCCGCGACCCCTTGGAGGAGTGGCTTCGAGTGGGAAGGTTTTGCTTGTCAGCatgttcttcttcgtcgggGCCTCCTGTATTGCCATTAGGAGCTCCCAGTTCCTTTTGACGTCGCTTCTCacgctttcttttttcctctGCTAGCACcgcctttctttcttcatccTGTTTGTTCTGCATGATTGAAGACATGGCAGCTGCGGCGCCGAGGAAGTTCGGATGGTTGGTGTTGATGTAAGCTCTTTGGATTGAGATCAAAGATTCTACATAAGTCGAGCAGGGGCCAAGGCGCTCACGAAGAAGATCAGATACGACCTCAATCAGCTTTCCTTGGAGACGAGGGAAACGCAGAAGTTCTTGATTGCCACAAGTGTGACAGATCTTGATAAGCTCCTCATAGACCAGCTCCACACATCGCTGACTGGG
It contains:
- a CDS encoding UPD-GlcNAc transporter (Mnn2-2), putative; this encodes MILMVSLIFGGCCANVFALEAIIKEQPTAGPLITFAQFAICALFTIPSFLSPSAGPQALFLNPRGIPLRSWVIYTAYFVSVNLLNNWAFAYKISVPLHIILRSAGPVASMVIGYVYNAAMADAQSKGVSIHVNSDAADTMTTVMGFTILALAMVLSAFQGIYADRLYATYGRGHWKEALFYSHALSLPLFLTSCPQLLGQWRVVASSPSLLSHLDSDLWVSKSAVRSTVFSMLGWICQVEAVEALLAHLPVQVAFLAMNALTQYLCIRGVHLLSARSSSLTVTIFLNVRKLVSLLLSIYLFGNHLARGVLGGAALVFVGGGLYGFEGARLRSVAKKAQ